The following are from one region of the Pseudorasbora parva isolate DD20220531a chromosome 12, ASM2467924v1, whole genome shotgun sequence genome:
- the acvr1bb gene encoding activin receptor type-1B, translating to MDPRQILRLLIVLSGLNRACDALFCNCTTPHCEKDGFKCETNGACVASTSIIEGQEQHVRLCIQKEKLVPPGQPFYCLSAEGLMNTHCCYSDYCNSIDLRLPTVTNDPGAGQDWGPVELTAVVAGPVFVLCVLVLLGLFLFQHHQRAYGHRQRLEVDDHSTEHMFLAKDKTLQDLIYDLSTSGSGSGLPLFVQRTVARTIVLQEIIGKGRFGEVWRGKWRGGDVAVKIFSSREERSWFREAEIYQTIMLRHENILGFIAADNKDNGTWTQLWLVSDYHENGSLFDYLNRYSVTIEGMIKLALTAASGLAHLHMEILGTQGKPGIAHRDLKSKNILVKKNCTCAIADLGLAVRHESVSDTIDIAPNQRVGTKRYMAPEVLEESINMRHFDSFKCADIYALGLVYWEIARRCNAGGIHEEYQLPYYDLVPSDPSIEEMRKVVCDQRLRPNIPNWWQSYEALRVMGKIMRECWYANGAARLTALRIKKTLSQLSVDEDMKI from the exons CTTTGTTCTGTAACTGCACCACACCACACTGTGAGAAGGATGGTTTTAAGTGTGAGACCAACGGGGCGTGCGTGGCCTCCACCTCTATCATTGAAGGACAGGAGCAGCATGTGCGGCTCTGCATTCAGAAAGAGAAGCTGGTTCCTCCGGGCCAGCCGTTCTACTGCCTCAGCGCCGAGGGTCTGATGAACACGCACTGTTGCTACTCAGATTACTGTAACAGCATTGACCTCAGACTACCAACGG TGACAAACGACCCAGGCGCAGGGCAGGACTGGGGGCCGGTGGAGCTCACTGCGGTGGTGGCAGGTCCAGTCTTTGTGCTGTGCGTGCTGGTTCTGCTGGGTCTCTTCCTCTTTCAGCACCACCAGCGCGCCTACGGCCACCGGCAGAGGCTGGAAGTGGATGACCACAGTACTGAACACATGTTCCTGGCCAAGGACAAGACCTTACAAGACCTCATCTACGACCTCTCCACCTCAGGATCCGGGTCAG GTCTGCCGCTGTTTGTCCAGAGGACGGTGGCCCGTACCATAGTGCTGCAGGAGATCATCGGTAAAGGCCGCTTTGGGGAGGTGTGGAGGGGGAAGTGGAGAGGAGGAGACGTCGCGGTGAAGATCTTCTCCTCTCGGGAAGAACGCTCCTGGTTTCGTGAAGCTGAAATCTACCAGACCATAATGCTCCGCCACGAGAACATTCTGGGCTTCATTGCTGCAGACAACAAAG ATAATGGCACATGGACTCAGTTGTGGTTGGTGTCAGACTATCATGAGAATGGATCCCTGTTTGACTATCTGAACCGATATTCCGTCACCATCGAGGGCATGATCAAACTGGCACTTACGGCAGCCAGCGGCCTAGCCCACCTGCATATGGAGATATTGGGCACTCAGG GTAAGCCTGGCATTGCTCACCGTGACCTGAAGTCCAAGAACATCCTGGTGAAGAAAAACTGCACATGTGCAATTGCTGATCTTGGCCTGGCAGTTCGTCACGAGTCCGTCTCTGACACCATCGATATTGCCCCCAACCAACGCGTCGGCACTAAGAG GTACATGGCACCTGAGGTTCTGGAAGAGAGTATAAACATGCGTCACTTCGACTCGTTTAAATGCGCTGATATCTACGCTCTAGGACTCGTGTACTGGGAGATCGCACGCCGCTGCAATGCTGGAG GTATTCATGAAGAGTACCAACTGCCCTACTATGACCTAGTGCCATCCGATCCATCCATAGAGGAAATGAGGAAAGTTGTGTGTGACCAGAGGTTACGACCCAACATACCAAACTGGTGGCAAAGCTATGAG GCGTTGCGTGTGATGGGGAAGATCATGCGAGAGTGCTGGTACGCCAACGGCGCTGCGCGACTGACTGCTCTCCGCATCAAGAAAACCTTGTCTCAACTCAGCGTGGACGAAGACATGAAAATCTGA